One window of Balneolales bacterium ANBcel1 genomic DNA carries:
- a CDS encoding universal stress protein, whose translation MLKKAFIPVSLKEPEARMEEMAEYLGLLGTDTVCFCHIVEGVGGAEPDSNVHHALAQLEELFKRHDFRVSTATGSGGIASNVCRLAVEEEADYIAIPWKRKNVIKRAILSSPDIDILRMCSFTTLIHKSRRYSGGDSGLSVVLYATDCKEADKKVLPLLKRAPWPGSHLKFLHVRDRAPDPETDAKREREMRIKMERLAEACHGGFKSSRTELATGSIRRKIARVAKSSDAGLVIVGRNEKKKPLDNILGSNAESLPHRVNSSLLIVAEPPSGI comes from the coding sequence ATGCTCAAAAAAGCCTTCATACCAGTTAGTTTGAAAGAGCCGGAGGCCAGGATGGAAGAGATGGCGGAATACCTGGGCCTTCTGGGAACCGACACTGTCTGTTTCTGCCACATTGTTGAGGGCGTCGGAGGGGCGGAACCGGATTCAAACGTGCATCATGCCCTGGCACAGCTCGAGGAGCTGTTTAAGCGTCATGATTTCCGGGTAAGCACCGCTACGGGAAGCGGCGGGATCGCTTCCAACGTGTGCCGGTTGGCTGTCGAAGAGGAGGCCGACTACATCGCTATTCCCTGGAAGAGAAAAAATGTGATTAAACGTGCGATTCTGAGTAGTCCGGATATCGACATACTGCGAATGTGCAGTTTTACAACGCTGATCCACAAAAGCCGAAGATATTCCGGCGGCGACTCCGGGCTGTCGGTTGTCCTGTATGCCACCGATTGCAAGGAGGCCGACAAAAAGGTACTACCCCTGCTGAAGCGTGCTCCCTGGCCGGGAAGTCATCTGAAATTTCTGCATGTCAGGGATCGCGCGCCTGATCCTGAAACAGATGCCAAAAGAGAGCGGGAGATGCGGATCAAGATGGAGCGGCTGGCCGAAGCCTGCCACGGCGGATTCAAATCTTCCCGAACGGAACTGGCTACAGGATCCATCCGCCGCAAGATTGCGCGTGTCGCCAAAAGCAGCGACGCCGGCCTTGTCATTGTCGGTCGCAATGAAAAAAAGAAGCCACTTGACAATATTCTTGGATCCAACGCCGAATCTCTTCCCCACCGGGTGAACAGTTCCTTGCTGATCGTCGCCGAACCACCCTCCGGTATATAA